A window from Planococcus maritimus encodes these proteins:
- a CDS encoding sensor histidine kinase: MNRDAIVKKQQTRFMLLNLLAFTVIFTLFGIIIFNQVQTTLFSQTDEELMQVRKVVEEAPQDRIRPAGADPQNVNFSSRGANPNPRVTILFWNEQGEIANEEQIGTLLYENFFEDLTLDTESEGVITNTTFDETFDYRSLLFEDDDPTDDIAYTQLLVNIDPEQTIIENFGRLLAICSLIFIVLSISASYVLSKKMVKPIVQSWNKQAEFVENASHELRTPLTVIQNKLELLLTAPQAKIMDRFENIAMSLSETRRLSKLTTDLLTLARADSSEIQLQKETIDLDPFIRHALAPYEEIAESQDKEFWLDLQADVSMEADRSRLHQLLVILLDNALKYTDTGERIGIRSYMEERNTVIEVSDEGAGIKEDNLPYIFDRFYREDKARSRETGGIGLGLSIAQWIVESHGGTITAFANTPSGTTFQVKLPK, from the coding sequence ATGAATAGAGACGCCATCGTCAAAAAACAGCAAACCCGCTTCATGCTTTTGAACCTGCTGGCATTTACGGTCATTTTTACGCTATTTGGCATTATCATTTTTAACCAAGTGCAAACGACTTTGTTTTCTCAGACAGATGAGGAATTAATGCAGGTGCGCAAAGTTGTGGAAGAGGCGCCTCAAGATCGCATTCGACCGGCTGGGGCTGACCCGCAAAATGTTAACTTTTCCAGCCGTGGCGCGAATCCGAACCCGCGTGTCACCATCCTTTTTTGGAATGAGCAAGGCGAAATCGCCAACGAAGAACAAATCGGCACGCTTCTATATGAAAACTTCTTTGAAGATCTCACGCTCGACACAGAAAGTGAAGGTGTCATCACCAACACGACTTTCGACGAGACCTTTGACTACCGCTCTTTACTATTTGAAGACGATGACCCGACAGATGACATCGCCTATACCCAGTTGCTAGTCAATATCGATCCTGAACAAACCATTATCGAAAACTTCGGCCGGCTATTGGCCATTTGCTCGCTCATCTTCATTGTGTTATCGATTTCGGCCAGTTATGTGTTGTCGAAGAAAATGGTCAAGCCGATTGTCCAGTCGTGGAACAAGCAGGCCGAGTTTGTGGAAAACGCCTCCCATGAACTGCGTACGCCTTTGACAGTCATCCAAAACAAATTGGAATTGCTGCTGACGGCACCGCAAGCGAAAATCATGGACCGTTTCGAGAACATCGCGATGAGCCTATCCGAGACCCGGCGCTTGTCGAAACTCACGACAGACCTCTTGACGCTGGCTCGTGCGGATTCCTCGGAAATCCAGTTGCAAAAAGAAACCATTGACCTGGACCCGTTCATCCGCCATGCACTGGCGCCTTATGAGGAAATTGCGGAATCGCAAGATAAGGAATTCTGGCTTGATCTCCAGGCCGATGTTAGCATGGAAGCGGACCGCAGCCGGCTGCATCAATTATTGGTGATCTTGCTAGACAACGCCCTCAAATACACCGATACCGGAGAGCGCATCGGCATCCGAAGCTATATGGAAGAGCGCAATACCGTTATCGAAGTGAGCGATGAAGGCGCAGGCATTAAAGAAGACAACCTGCCGTACATTTTCGATAGGTTTTACCGTGAAGATAAAGCGCGGTCACGCGAAACCGGGGGCATCGGGCTTGGCCTATCCATTGCCCAGTGGATCGTAGAAAGCCACGGCGGCACAATCACGGCATTCGCCAATACGCCCTCTGGCACCACATTCCAAGTGAAATTACCGAAATAA
- a CDS encoding ABC transporter permease → MKKWTVVWVVVFAAVLERIVHHLFLTDSFLIRLSTALIFVAIGIGIGLIAEKKRDAKQV, encoded by the coding sequence ATGAAAAAGTGGACTGTAGTATGGGTCGTGGTTTTTGCCGCAGTATTAGAAAGAATTGTCCATCATTTATTTTTAACAGACAGCTTTTTGATTCGGTTATCTACTGCGCTCATATTCGTAGCAATAGGAATTGGAATTGGTTTGATTGCGGAGAAGAAGAGGGATGCCAAACAAGTTTGA
- a CDS encoding Crp/Fnr family transcriptional regulator produces the protein MQTINDYLHQYELADLFPPAVIVSMHIEHHAAGSRLFSQGDAAEHLYLLVKGKLKISMLSPEGKRLILAFKTPFDIVGDIEYVQKCPFINTVEAVTDLVLLRIPHHALDHEMSGNSLFQQFLLETITRKFVTKAQELNFNLLYAVDVRVASYLLSMTPDKPRLDSPSLVDMADLIGTSYRHLNRVLQKFEQAGWIQRTNGKIDLLDRDALFNQAGHNIYE, from the coding sequence ATGCAGACAATTAATGATTATCTCCATCAGTATGAATTGGCGGATTTGTTCCCCCCTGCCGTCATCGTTTCTATGCATATCGAGCATCACGCGGCAGGGAGCCGGCTGTTTTCACAGGGCGATGCGGCGGAGCATTTGTACTTATTGGTTAAAGGCAAATTGAAAATTTCCATGCTGTCGCCAGAAGGCAAACGGCTGATTTTGGCTTTTAAAACGCCTTTTGATATTGTCGGCGATATCGAATACGTCCAGAAATGCCCATTCATCAATACGGTAGAAGCCGTGACCGACCTTGTCTTGCTGCGCATCCCCCATCATGCGCTGGACCATGAGATGAGCGGAAATTCTTTGTTCCAGCAGTTTTTACTCGAGACCATCACGCGCAAGTTCGTGACGAAAGCGCAGGAATTGAATTTCAATTTACTGTATGCAGTGGATGTCCGGGTGGCCAGTTATTTGCTGTCGATGACACCGGACAAGCCCAGGCTCGATTCGCCGTCGCTCGTCGACATGGCGGACTTGATCGGGACAAGTTACCGGCATTTGAACCGGGTGCTCCAAAAATTCGAGCAGGCCGGCTGGATTCAGCGCACCAATGGCAAAATCGATTTACTCGACCGCGACGCATTATTCAATCAAGCAGGTCATAATATATACGAATAG
- a CDS encoding polyphosphate polymerase domain-containing protein — protein sequence MKAMSLNGVQGRREIKHEMTQLECYLLRNKLKHYMEVDDHAKANGTYQIRSVYFDNFDNKVMNQKKEGNFERDKFRVRYYDGDTSFMNLEKKSKRNNLTYKQKCPIDAQEYERIRSGDIDWMETDSRPLMQDLYWQMVMLQLKPLTVVDYEREVFIYKYGNVRVTFDSKIRTSLRNNDVLNPNITMVDTEPGVVLLEVKYDEFLPGVIRQLLQVSDLRAGAYSKYQISRMYG from the coding sequence ATGAAAGCGATGAGTTTAAACGGGGTCCAGGGCCGCCGGGAAATCAAACACGAAATGACTCAATTGGAATGCTACTTATTACGCAATAAGCTAAAGCATTATATGGAAGTAGATGACCATGCCAAAGCAAACGGCACGTACCAGATTCGCAGCGTCTATTTCGACAACTTCGACAATAAAGTCATGAACCAGAAAAAAGAAGGCAATTTCGAACGCGACAAATTCCGCGTCCGCTATTATGACGGCGACACGAGCTTTATGAACCTGGAGAAAAAAAGCAAGCGCAATAATTTAACCTATAAACAGAAATGCCCGATTGATGCACAGGAATACGAGCGCATCCGCTCAGGAGACATAGACTGGATGGAAACGGACAGCCGGCCGTTGATGCAGGATCTGTATTGGCAGATGGTCATGCTTCAGCTCAAACCGCTGACGGTCGTCGATTACGAAAGAGAAGTGTTCATTTATAAATACGGAAATGTCCGCGTCACGTTCGACAGCAAGATCCGCACGAGCTTGCGCAATAATGATGTATTGAATCCGAACATCACCATGGTCGATACGGAACCCGGCGTGGTGTTGCTGGAAGTCAAATACGATGAATTTTTGCCCGGGGTTATCCGCCAATTGCTGCAAGTCAGCGATCTGCGGGCGGGAGCGTACTCGAAATACCAAATCAGCCGGATGTATGGGTAA
- a CDS encoding ribose-phosphate diphosphokinase, translated as MAYQLRDNFKIFSLNSNQELAQEIAEHLGCELGKNSITHFSDGEIQIHIEESVRGAEVYIVQSTSQPGHEHVMELLIMIDALKRASADSITAVIPYYGYARQDRKASSREPITAKLVANMLVKAGVDHIITMDFHAPQVQGFFNIPVDQLLGITELSQHFIDKNLEDAIVVAPDNGGLSRARRLADRLDVPIGFIDKRKMQPGEADTMNIVGDIQGKNAVIIVDIVDTAATIADAADLLVENGAKAVYACCTHAVLSGDSVQRIQDSALTELVVTNTIDVPKEKRIPKITILSIAPLLAEAIEHVHNEKPVSPLFEG; from the coding sequence GTGGCTTATCAATTAAGAGACAATTTCAAGATATTTTCGTTGAATTCAAATCAGGAACTAGCGCAGGAAATCGCAGAGCATCTTGGCTGTGAACTGGGCAAAAACTCCATCACCCATTTTAGCGATGGGGAAATCCAAATCCATATCGAGGAAAGCGTACGAGGGGCGGAAGTTTATATCGTCCAATCGACTTCGCAGCCAGGGCATGAGCATGTCATGGAATTATTGATCATGATCGACGCCTTGAAGCGTGCATCGGCAGACTCCATCACGGCGGTCATCCCGTATTACGGCTACGCGCGCCAAGACCGCAAAGCGAGCTCGCGTGAACCAATCACGGCGAAACTTGTCGCGAACATGCTGGTGAAAGCGGGTGTCGACCACATCATCACGATGGATTTCCACGCACCGCAAGTACAAGGTTTCTTCAATATTCCGGTCGATCAATTGCTCGGCATTACCGAATTGTCCCAGCATTTCATCGATAAAAATCTCGAAGATGCCATCGTCGTCGCTCCGGATAACGGCGGATTGAGCAGAGCCCGCAGACTTGCGGACCGCTTAGACGTGCCGATCGGCTTTATCGACAAGCGTAAAATGCAGCCGGGCGAAGCCGACACAATGAATATCGTCGGGGACATCCAAGGCAAAAACGCTGTCATCATCGTCGACATTGTCGACACAGCAGCGACCATCGCCGATGCGGCCGACCTGCTTGTGGAAAACGGCGCCAAAGCCGTCTACGCATGCTGCACGCATGCCGTTTTGTCCGGCGATTCCGTCCAGCGCATCCAAGACTCTGCGTTGACAGAACTCGTGGTCACCAACACGATCGATGTACCAAAAGAAAAACGCATTCCGAAAATCACCATCTTATCGATCGCGCCACTGCTCGCAGAAGCAATCGAGCACGTGCATAACGAAAAACCCGTCAGTCCTTTGTTTGAAGGATGA
- a CDS encoding DMT family transporter, with the protein MAIGILLALSGGVLVCLQNIFNANVKQHVSVWTTTALVLFLGFFGSFVAGLAVNGMDLFRFQAEPWFWFSGILGVGVVVCVTQGVQSMGPSRAISIVMVSQIFFGLMWDTAGWFGLEQVPFTWQSLAGIVLISAGIVLFQLGPALEGKSFVRKRKTQHSL; encoded by the coding sequence ATGGCTATCGGCATTTTACTGGCACTGTCAGGCGGCGTACTCGTCTGTCTGCAAAATATCTTTAACGCCAACGTCAAGCAGCATGTCAGCGTCTGGACGACAACCGCACTTGTGCTATTTCTCGGCTTTTTCGGATCCTTTGTGGCAGGGCTTGCGGTGAACGGCATGGACTTGTTCCGCTTCCAGGCCGAGCCGTGGTTTTGGTTTAGCGGCATACTCGGTGTCGGCGTCGTCGTCTGCGTCACACAAGGCGTTCAGTCAATGGGGCCGAGCCGTGCGATTTCCATCGTCATGGTCTCACAGATTTTCTTCGGGTTGATGTGGGATACCGCCGGCTGGTTCGGCCTCGAGCAAGTGCCGTTCACTTGGCAATCGCTCGCAGGCATCGTCTTGATCAGTGCGGGCATCGTATTATTCCAGCTCGGCCCCGCTCTTGAAGGCAAATCGTTCGTCCGAAAACGCAAAACCCAACACAGCCTCTAA
- a CDS encoding DUF4956 domain-containing protein, which yields MESITFNDIFNSSFLENTSSFSLIDSLIGLVVAFIIGLFIYTIYKKTFSGVIYSHSFNISLIIMSMATALIIMGISTNVLLSLGMVGALSIVRFRTPIKDPMDLVYLFWTIISGILCGAGFVLLAILGSLLIGLVLIVFVNKIKIENPYLLIVKYEDNAIEKSLEQMVSASVRKHLIKSKSVQGGRDYEVTYEVRVKDTDMGFITRISELAGVQSAIMLSYDGNFTA from the coding sequence ATGGAAAGCATAACGTTTAACGACATTTTTAATTCGAGTTTTTTGGAAAACACAAGCAGCTTCTCGCTCATCGATTCACTTATCGGGCTGGTGGTCGCATTTATCATCGGGCTATTCATCTACACCATCTATAAGAAAACCTTCTCTGGCGTCATTTATTCGCATAGCTTCAATATTTCCCTGATCATTATGTCCATGGCGACAGCTTTGATCATCATGGGGATTTCCACAAATGTGCTGTTATCGCTCGGGATGGTCGGTGCGCTATCGATCGTTCGCTTCCGGACACCGATTAAAGACCCGATGGATTTGGTGTACTTGTTCTGGACCATCATCTCCGGAATCCTGTGCGGCGCCGGCTTTGTCTTATTGGCCATTCTGGGCTCGCTGTTGATCGGACTTGTATTAATCGTCTTTGTGAATAAAATCAAAATCGAAAATCCGTATTTGCTCATTGTGAAATACGAAGACAACGCCATTGAAAAGTCTCTTGAACAGATGGTATCGGCAAGTGTCCGCAAACACTTGATCAAATCTAAATCCGTTCAAGGCGGCAGAGATTACGAAGTGACTTATGAAGTGCGTGTGAAAGATACCGATATGGGCTTCATTACCCGCATTTCAGAGCTCGCTGGCGTCCAGTCCGCCATCATGCTCAGCTACGACGGCAACTTTACTGCATAA
- a CDS encoding DMT family transporter translates to MKGILFALAGGFFLTFQSVANATISDHIGTWQAAAMTQLTGFVLAIFIVLALKDTSIKQIKQVSPLYAAGGLPAAFILFSNITAIHRMGVTLTISVFLIAQLVAAIVIDGKGWFHMAKKNVGKTQIAGVALMIAGIVVLKW, encoded by the coding sequence ATGAAAGGAATTCTTTTTGCGCTCGCTGGCGGATTTTTTCTGACTTTCCAAAGCGTGGCGAATGCGACCATTAGCGACCACATCGGCACTTGGCAGGCTGCGGCGATGACTCAGCTGACCGGATTTGTGCTGGCGATTTTCATCGTCTTGGCATTGAAAGACACATCGATCAAACAAATCAAGCAAGTTTCGCCTTTATATGCGGCGGGCGGCTTGCCCGCAGCATTTATCCTGTTCAGCAATATTACCGCTATCCATCGCATGGGCGTAACGCTGACCATTAGCGTATTTCTGATCGCGCAGCTGGTGGCGGCGATCGTCATCGATGGCAAAGGCTGGTTTCACATGGCGAAGAAAAATGTCGGGAAAACGCAAATTGCCGGTGTGGCATTGATGATTGCCGGCATTGTCGTCTTGAAATGGTAA
- a CDS encoding cold-shock protein, producing the protein MEQGTVKWFNAEKGFGFIEREAGDDVFVHFSAIQSDGFKSLDEGQTVTFDIEEGQRGLQATNVTKA; encoded by the coding sequence ATGGAACAAGGTACAGTGAAATGGTTTAATGCAGAAAAAGGTTTTGGTTTTATCGAGCGTGAAGCAGGAGATGACGTATTCGTACATTTCTCAGCTATCCAAAGCGACGGTTTCAAATCTTTAGACGAAGGTCAAACTGTAACATTTGATATCGAAGAAGGACAACGTGGCCTACAAGCTACAAACGTCACTAAAGCTTAA
- a CDS encoding ABC transporter permease subunit, protein MKQFWTISTKFIFGVVGIMLISATPALFNGASFLNFRSYVEALRLIFAGFTTPSEWTLSYQIPFSLETIPVSFSKFLSGPYVYSMSIFLMALLLAAVSAFVLSFMVILSTGAFKRLMLELIKLLQSFPDFAYIFLIQIGVIAIFQQTGFLLLSFYSLGGEEIYLAPVVCLAVVPAVLFLKLFILLYEDEQRHPYVELARSKGLSRFEVLWKHCTSNVLKSAFYQSKSIVWLALSALLIIEYLFGVEGILYYLQNDFSPKGIAFILLTVFIPFFVFYTAVELWLGTYEIERNAVFSKFNLRLLDLNEIRASLRSFFSNRKSVSARIPLYKNPRLFIPSSIVLGLLTASVLYAVFTGDAIAQTNYVYDDEGSIESSAPHPPSQDIVFGTDPFGYSIAQQLMVGMKYTIVLSLLIASLRIVFGYLFGIVYTFFFTDKLRHFVNSIAEGMHFLPLTLVTYLLLRPVLISFGEWDLSLAERLIFQVLIMSLVVLPITTSAIGNEMNETLKKDYVISSVLMGGSMSWILSKHIQPELWPKLVLMWVQHIIQVLQMFVHLGILNIFVGGALAQSDYPRLVPEIYELSGMIAISREVFSTNQFWMILPPLAVFMILIYCFITIAEGLTKKQLPVVQAEQEDAQDLKKSSDAAPSFSRIRYAEANEK, encoded by the coding sequence ATGAAACAGTTTTGGACGATTAGTACGAAATTTATCTTCGGCGTAGTCGGCATCATGCTGATCAGCGCCACTCCTGCACTTTTTAACGGAGCTTCATTTCTCAATTTCCGTTCGTATGTGGAAGCGTTGCGGCTTATTTTCGCGGGGTTTACAACGCCATCTGAGTGGACCTTGAGTTATCAAATTCCGTTTTCTTTAGAGACAATTCCGGTGTCTTTTTCCAAATTTTTGAGCGGCCCTTACGTCTACTCGATGTCTATTTTCTTGATGGCATTGCTGCTTGCTGCCGTTTCAGCTTTTGTGCTTTCCTTTATGGTCATCTTATCGACAGGCGCCTTCAAGCGCTTGATGCTGGAACTTATCAAACTCCTGCAGTCTTTTCCCGATTTCGCTTACATATTCTTAATTCAAATCGGCGTCATCGCCATTTTTCAGCAAACCGGGTTCTTGCTCCTGAGCTTTTACAGCTTGGGCGGCGAGGAGATTTACTTGGCGCCTGTCGTATGTTTGGCGGTCGTGCCGGCGGTCTTGTTTTTAAAACTGTTTATTTTATTGTACGAAGACGAACAGCGACATCCTTACGTAGAACTCGCGCGTTCTAAAGGCTTGAGCCGGTTTGAGGTGCTGTGGAAGCATTGCACGTCCAATGTCTTGAAAAGTGCATTTTACCAGTCCAAGTCGATTGTGTGGCTCGCTCTTTCTGCGCTATTGATCATCGAATACCTCTTCGGTGTCGAAGGCATTTTGTATTATTTGCAAAATGACTTTAGCCCGAAAGGCATTGCGTTTATTTTATTGACTGTCTTTATCCCGTTCTTCGTTTTCTATACGGCAGTGGAATTGTGGCTCGGAACATACGAAATCGAACGCAACGCAGTATTTAGCAAATTCAATTTGCGCCTCCTGGACCTGAATGAAATCCGGGCAAGCCTGCGCTCGTTTTTTTCAAACCGAAAATCGGTGTCTGCGCGCATACCCCTTTATAAAAACCCGCGTCTCTTCATCCCGTCATCCATCGTGCTCGGCTTACTGACGGCGAGTGTTTTGTACGCTGTGTTCACGGGTGACGCCATTGCGCAAACGAATTATGTGTACGATGATGAGGGCAGCATCGAAAGCAGCGCACCTCATCCGCCGTCCCAAGACATTGTGTTTGGCACCGATCCATTCGGCTATTCAATCGCACAGCAATTAATGGTCGGCATGAAATACACCATTGTCTTGAGTTTATTGATCGCCAGTTTGCGCATCGTTTTCGGCTATTTGTTCGGTATCGTTTATACCTTCTTCTTTACAGACAAGCTGCGCCATTTCGTCAATTCTATTGCAGAAGGCATGCATTTTTTGCCGCTGACTTTGGTAACCTATCTTTTGTTGCGCCCGGTCCTTATCAGTTTCGGGGAATGGGATCTCAGTTTGGCAGAGCGATTGATCTTTCAAGTGCTGATCATGTCGCTTGTCGTATTGCCGATCACCACAAGCGCCATTGGCAATGAAATGAACGAAACCTTGAAGAAAGACTACGTCATCAGTTCGGTCTTGATGGGCGGATCGATGAGTTGGATCTTGTCGAAGCATATTCAGCCGGAGCTTTGGCCAAAACTCGTATTGATGTGGGTACAGCACATCATCCAAGTGCTCCAGATGTTCGTGCACTTGGGGATCTTAAACATTTTTGTTGGCGGCGCCTTGGCCCAATCCGATTATCCGAGGCTGGTCCCGGAAATTTACGAACTGTCCGGCATGATCGCTATTTCCCGGGAAGTGTTTTCAACCAATCAATTCTGGATGATTCTCCCGCCTTTAGCTGTGTTCATGATCCTGATTTATTGCTTTATCACGATTGCCGAAGGGCTGACCAAAAAGCAGTTACCTGTCGTGCAAGCTGAACAGGAAGATGCGCAAGATTTGAAAAAAAGTTCAGATGCTGCGCCTTCTTTTTCACGTATCCGCTATGCCGAAGCCAATGAAAAATGA
- a CDS encoding DUF4306 domain-containing protein encodes MKFKHIVYLIGAFLVLIFSTLASWYEGGQLRDISWEWKYSAVFSTWLNGPVTEASDILMIDHFVYAAKFEPLFPLLMAASFLFIVLQLLGWLLRERKTLHIIFLSLMSVGLLLMSAMLLNSPTVGLTLFSAFFGLSGILTLLIILCRNNAKWMRRAAERTNS; translated from the coding sequence ATGAAATTCAAACACATCGTTTACTTGATCGGCGCATTTCTCGTATTGATCTTCTCGACACTCGCTAGCTGGTATGAGGGTGGACAACTGCGCGATATTTCATGGGAATGGAAGTATTCGGCGGTCTTTTCGACCTGGTTGAACGGGCCAGTGACCGAGGCGAGCGATATTTTGATGATCGACCATTTCGTTTATGCGGCAAAGTTTGAACCACTGTTTCCGCTCCTGATGGCGGCATCGTTTCTATTCATCGTCCTTCAGTTATTGGGATGGCTATTGAGAGAGCGCAAAACGCTGCATATCATTTTTCTATCGCTGATGTCAGTAGGCTTATTGTTGATGAGTGCCATGCTGCTTAATTCACCGACTGTTGGGCTCACCCTATTTTCCGCGTTTTTCGGCCTGTCTGGCATCTTAACGCTGCTCATCATTCTGTGTCGCAATAATGCAAAGTGGATGCGTCGCGCAGCCGAACGGACGAATTCATAA